The Bacteroidota bacterium genome window below encodes:
- a CDS encoding HAD-IC family P-type ATPase: MNYTGLTNAEVQDRITKGLVNKSSRQKTKTVSEIFIENIFSVFNLIIFSVVVFLFIYYIRTGNIELIKDTVGVSTAAILNLLIAIIQEIKAKRALDKVNLLLVKDVTVIRDGKNEVIQQENVVKDDLILMERGDQVIVDGKMVESNHIEIDESLLTGESLPINKKEDDEVLSGSFCIAGNGIYRAEKVGDESYAMSITGMAKKFKFVLTPLQKQINIIVQVLFAIALVLVAIELSIHWDRMVSEDIDFIRRISTIVMSLVPQGLVLLASVSFALGVYRISKIGAIIQKLNAIESFSNVQIVCMDKTGTLTQNKLSVNRITLAEGSDEEEIKKLLGTYALHSSDKNATLRAIDVFFSYPEAKFVDEIPFSSETKKSFLEVELNGNNRVFVLGGFDILSEKLSTDNKKFFSDAFAEKNLKIYRNLLFGEIHNIKNLDEIKSDLNIIEITPYAIVSISDQIRTDVMDAINLFLKNGITFKILSGDAPESVQAVAREIGWDISDDKLITGAELEKYTDEEEFTKIVLEKAIFARLKPEHKLHIIKALKKKKIYTAMIGDGVNDLPAIKESDMGIAMEEGSKITKEIADIVLLKNKFSLLPDIFLEGNKIVNSVSSVAKLFLTKNMLVIFLVLLSLVFGLSFPITPRRIALLNIFAIGLPSFLITLKNVNTEKTKFFLTDLFSFVILSSLVIVCVGYLGKFIMQNLYGLEDDEQIKMVMIVIIIITAITNFLCIVLTRDEPNRFLYIMYGAVLIALFMFFSFVQFDNVVIKTITDFYEIKFLELKYLPPILIIGLVSSVLLFLLQKIRKYIIFGIKK; encoded by the coding sequence TTGAATTATACCGGATTAACGAATGCAGAAGTTCAGGATAGAATAACAAAAGGTCTTGTCAATAAATCCTCCAGACAAAAAACTAAAACCGTAAGTGAAATATTTATTGAAAACATTTTTTCGGTTTTCAATTTAATTATATTTTCCGTAGTGGTTTTTCTGTTTATCTATTATATACGTACCGGAAACATCGAACTTATAAAAGATACTGTCGGCGTTTCTACTGCCGCAATTCTTAATCTTCTCATCGCAATCATTCAGGAAATAAAAGCAAAGCGTGCTCTTGATAAAGTAAATCTTCTTCTTGTAAAAGATGTTACGGTAATTCGTGACGGAAAGAATGAAGTTATTCAGCAGGAAAACGTTGTAAAAGATGATTTGATATTAATGGAACGTGGTGACCAGGTAATTGTTGACGGTAAGATGGTTGAATCAAATCACATCGAAATAGATGAATCACTTCTCACAGGAGAATCCCTTCCTATTAACAAAAAAGAAGACGATGAAGTCTTATCAGGCAGCTTTTGTATAGCAGGTAACGGAATTTACAGAGCTGAAAAAGTCGGTGATGAAAGTTATGCAATGAGTATAACCGGAATGGCTAAGAAGTTTAAGTTTGTACTTACTCCTCTTCAAAAACAAATAAATATAATAGTTCAGGTTTTATTCGCAATTGCATTGGTGCTAGTCGCAATTGAGTTATCTATTCATTGGGATAGAATGGTCTCTGAAGATATTGATTTCATAAGAAGAATTTCTACAATTGTAATGTCGCTCGTTCCGCAGGGACTTGTCCTTCTCGCATCTGTTTCGTTTGCTCTCGGAGTTTACCGCATTAGTAAAATAGGCGCAATCATTCAAAAGCTTAATGCAATTGAATCGTTCTCCAATGTGCAGATTGTCTGCATGGATAAAACAGGAACGCTCACACAGAATAAACTTTCCGTGAACAGAATTACACTTGCTGAAGGTTCAGACGAAGAAGAGATTAAAAAATTACTTGGGACTTACGCTTTACATTCATCCGATAAAAACGCTACGCTTAGAGCTATCGATGTTTTCTTCAGCTATCCCGAAGCAAAGTTTGTTGATGAAATTCCTTTTAGCTCGGAAACAAAAAAAAGTTTTCTTGAAGTAGAACTAAACGGAAACAACAGAGTTTTTGTACTCGGTGGTTTTGATATTCTCAGCGAGAAACTAAGTACAGATAATAAGAAATTCTTTAGTGATGCTTTTGCCGAGAAAAATTTAAAGATATACCGCAATCTTTTGTTCGGAGAAATTCATAACATAAAGAATCTCGATGAGATAAAATCAGATTTAAACATTATTGAAATTACTCCTTACGCAATTGTTTCTATATCTGATCAGATAAGAACCGATGTAATGGATGCAATTAATTTGTTCCTCAAGAATGGCATTACTTTCAAAATTCTTTCAGGCGATGCACCAGAATCAGTGCAGGCAGTTGCGCGTGAAATAGGATGGGATATATCTGACGATAAATTAATAACAGGTGCTGAGCTTGAGAAATATACAGACGAAGAAGAGTTTACCAAAATTGTCCTGGAGAAAGCTATCTTTGCAAGACTTAAACCCGAGCACAAATTACATATCATCAAAGCGCTGAAGAAAAAGAAAATCTATACTGCAATGATAGGTGACGGAGTAAACGACCTGCCCGCTATTAAAGAATCAGACATGGGTATTGCAATGGAAGAGGGAAGTAAAATTACAAAAGAGATTGCCGATATAGTTCTTCTTAAAAATAAATTTTCTTTGCTCCCTGATATTTTCCTTGAAGGTAATAAAATTGTAAACTCCGTAAGCTCAGTTGCAAAGCTATTCCTCACCAAGAATATGCTTGTAATATTTTTAGTTCTTTTGTCCCTTGTATTCGGGCTTTCATTCCCGATTACACCAAGACGGATTGCTCTGTTAAATATTTTTGCAATTGGTCTTCCTTCATTTCTTATAACACTTAAAAACGTAAATACTGAAAAAACTAAATTCTTTTTAACGGATTTATTTTCATTCGTAATCCTTTCTTCACTGGTTATTGTATGCGTTGGATATCTGGGTAAATTTATAATGCAAAATCTGTACGGACTTGAAGATGATGAGCAGATTAAAATGGTTATGATTGTAATAATTATTATTACTGCTATTACAAATTTTCTTTGTATTGTACTTACTCGCGATGAACCTAATAGATTTCTTTATATAATGTATGGAGCTGTACTAATTGCGCTCTTTATGTTCTTTTCATTTGTCCAGTTTGATAATGTCGTTATAAAAACAATCACCGATTTTTATGAAATAAAATTTCTTGAGCTGAAATATTTACCTCCGATTTTAATAATAGGTCTTGTAAGTTCTGTACTATTGTTCCTTCTGCAAAAAATAAGAAAGTATATTATTTTCGGAATCAAAAAATAG